A section of the Mycobacterium sp. 3519A genome encodes:
- a CDS encoding histidine phosphatase family protein: MSGRLVLVRHGQSLANVDRRLDTRPPGAELTDVGRNQARAFARGLPHAPAMITHSVAVRAAQTAAEISTEVRLEPLEFDGLHEVQVGELEDRNDDEAITEFETVYQRWHEGELDVPMPGGETGNEVLDRYVPVLTQLRMRYLDDDAWHGDIIVVSHGAAIRLVSAVLAGVESSFALDHHLANTESVVLSPITDGRWSCVQWSTLTPPFYPEPDVHPVEDALSSADPMG; the protein is encoded by the coding sequence GTGAGCGGTCGACTGGTCCTTGTTCGGCACGGACAGTCACTCGCCAACGTCGACCGTCGGCTCGACACCCGGCCGCCGGGCGCCGAACTCACCGACGTCGGTCGCAATCAGGCGCGCGCGTTCGCCCGCGGCCTGCCGCACGCCCCGGCGATGATCACGCACTCCGTCGCGGTGCGCGCCGCGCAGACCGCAGCTGAGATCAGCACCGAAGTCCGCCTCGAGCCACTGGAATTCGACGGGCTGCACGAGGTGCAGGTCGGTGAACTCGAAGACCGCAACGACGACGAGGCGATCACCGAATTCGAGACGGTGTACCAGCGTTGGCACGAGGGCGAACTGGACGTCCCGATGCCAGGCGGCGAGACCGGCAACGAGGTGCTCGACCGGTACGTCCCGGTGCTCACCCAACTGCGGATGCGCTATCTCGACGACGACGCATGGCACGGCGACATCATCGTGGTCAGCCACGGCGCGGCGATCCGGTTGGTGTCGGCCGTGCTGGCCGGTGTGGAGAGCAGCTTCGCGCTCGACCATCACCTGGCCAACACCGAATCCGTTGTGTTGTCGCCGATTACCGACGGACGCTGGAGCTGCGTGCAGTGGTCGACGTTGACGCCGCCGTTCTACCCGGAACCGGATGTGCACCCGGTGGAGGATGCGCTGTCGTCAGCCGACCCGATGGGCTGA